The following DNA comes from Bacillus sp. 2205SS5-2.
GAGGAACTTGATTACTCCGACAAAATCATTTACGGCGATCTTCTTCGCTTTTACGAAGAAGAGGAACTTATGCCAGCAGCACAATAATTAACACTCGAAAATGCCTGCAGTTGATGCAGGCATTTTCATTTTTCTGTCATGTTCTCATTCTAACTTCATACACGTATTATTAGGGAAGGATGAAGGAGGGAAGAAGTGTATGAAGGTGTCTGTTCGTCGAGGTGATTCACTATGGTACTATGGTCAACTTTTTTACATTCCATATGAATTAATTAAAGACTCAAATTCTGATGTTGATCCATCTTCATTGCAAATCGGTCAAGAATTACAAATACCAGGCTTTACCTTGCAACGGTATTCTGTAAAGCGAGGAGATACTTTTTGGAAACTAGCATCGGCACGGAATGTCAATGTAGATGCTTTGTTGCTATTAAATCAAAAGCAAAACCCAAATTCACTACCCATTGGGGAAAGAATAAACCTTCCGAAACGAGTAATTTCTCCAATTGTGGAGGGAAAAAGTGCATATGATTTTCAAGCGTTAAGACAAAATATCGATGAATTAAAAGCGGTGTATCCATTTGTAGATATTAAGGAAATTGGGAAAAGTGTACAAGGTTTACCTTTGTATGAATTAATCATAGGTAAAGGTAATAAAAAAATAAATTTCAACGGTTCTTTTCATGCAAATGAATGGATTACGACACCAATTGTTATGACTTTCTTGAATGACTATTTATTAGCGTTAACGAATAGTAGTAACATAAGAGGTATATCCCCACTCCCACTCTATTTATCTACGTCCCTATCCATTGTTCCAATGGTCAATCCGGATGGAGTTAATTTAGTTATAAATGGAGCACCTTCCGCGGATAGAGAAAAGTTAGTGAAAATCAATAAAGGCAGTAATGATTTTTCAAAATGGAAAGCTAATATAAGAGGAGTAGATTTAAATAATCAGTATCCCGCGAAATGGGAGCTAGAAAAAGAGCGTAAGGAAGAGAAAGCTCCAGCTCCACGTGATTTCCCAGGTTATAAACCGTTATCAGAACCTGAATCCATCGCAATGGAGAAACTGGCGAACACCCGAAAATTTGATAGAATGCTTGCTTTTCACACTCAGGGAGAAGAATTCTACTGGGGATATGAAGGGCTTGAACCGCAAGAATCTGAAGAACTTGCAGATGATTTTTCTCGGGTCAGTGGATATAAGTCCATTCGATATGTTGACAGTTATGCTGGGTATAAAGATTGGTTTATTAAGGAATTTCAGAAAGCAGGTTTTACGATTGAGTTAGGAAGAGGAATTAATCCATTACCTCTATCTCAATTTAATGAAATTTACCAACGAGTTCT
Coding sequences within:
- a CDS encoding M14 family metallopeptidase; amino-acid sequence: MKVSVRRGDSLWYYGQLFYIPYELIKDSNSDVDPSSLQIGQELQIPGFTLQRYSVKRGDTFWKLASARNVNVDALLLLNQKQNPNSLPIGERINLPKRVISPIVEGKSAYDFQALRQNIDELKAVYPFVDIKEIGKSVQGLPLYELIIGKGNKKINFNGSFHANEWITTPIVMTFLNDYLLALTNSSNIRGISPLPLYLSTSLSIVPMVNPDGVNLVINGAPSADREKLVKINKGSNDFSKWKANIRGVDLNNQYPAKWELEKERKEEKAPAPRDFPGYKPLSEPESIAMEKLANTRKFDRMLAFHTQGEEFYWGYEGLEPQESEELADDFSRVSGYKSIRYVDSYAGYKDWFIKEFQKAGFTIELGRGINPLPLSQFNEIYQRVLGIMLVTLYK